One genomic window of [Clostridium] scindens ATCC 35704 includes the following:
- the rpoB gene encoding DNA-directed RNA polymerase subunit beta, whose translation MEKNRIRPIKSGKSSRMSYSRQKEVLQMPNLIEVQKDSYQWFLDEGLKEVFDDISPIADYSGHLSLEFVDFTLCEDDVKYTIEECKERDATYAAPLKVRVRLHNKETDEINEHEIFMGDLPLMTSTGTFVINGAERVIVSQLVRSPGIYYAIAHDKVGKKLYSSTVIPNRGAWLEYETDSNDVFYVRVDRTRKVPITVLIRAMGFGTNPEIVELFGEEPKIIASFEKDAATNYQEGLLELYKKIRPGEPLAVDSAESLITSMFFDPRRYDLAKVGRYKFNKKLALKNRITGQILAQDVASPLTGEVIAEAGTKVTRELADQIQNAAVPYVWIEREDEERNIKVLSNMMVDITSIVDVDPKEVGVTELVYYPVLAGILEETAGDIDELKDAIKRDIHDLIPKHITKEDILASINYNIHLEYGLGNDDDIDHLGNRRIRSVGELLQNQYRIGLSRLERVVRERMTTQDLEGISPQSLINIKPVTAAVKEFFGSSQLSQFMDQNNPLGELTHKRRLSALGPGGLSRDRAGFEVRDVHYSHYGRMCPIETPEGPNIGLINSLATYARINQYGFIEAPYRKINHDDPANPVVTEEVVYMTADEEDNYHVAQANEPLDAEGHFIHKNVSGRYRDETQEYERRMFDYMDVSPKMVFSVATALIPFLENDDANRALMGSNMQRQAVPLLMTEAPVVGTGMEEKSAVDSGVCVIAETGGVVERSTSTEITIRQDDGNLKRYKLIKFLRSNQSNCYNQRPIVFKGDRVEAGDVIADGPSTSNGEMALGKNPLIGFMTWEGYNYEDAVLLSERLVQEDVYTSVHIEEYEAEARDTKLGPEEITRDIPGVGDDALKNLDERGIIRIGAEVRAGDILVGKVTPKGETELTAEERLLRAIFGEKAREVRDTSLKVPHGEYGIVVDAKVFTRDNGDELSPGVNQAVRIYIAQKRKISVGDKMAGRHGNKGVVSRVLPVEDMPFLPNGRPLDIVLNPLGVPSRMNIGQVLEIHLSLAAKALGFNIATPVFDGADENDIMDTLDLANDYVNLSWEEFEAKHKEELLPEVLQYLSDNREHRKLWKGVPISRDGKVRLRDGRTGEYFDSPVTIGHMHYLKLHHLVDDKIHARSTGPYSLVTQQPLGGKAQFGGQRFGEMEVWALEAYGASYTLQEILTVKSDDVIGRVKTYEAIIKGENIPEPGIPESFKVLLKELQSLGLDVRVLRDDNTEVEIMETVDMGETDFRSLIEGDRKYHQEDDLGAKGYTEQEFQGEELVDVEEEPEEDDFEIEFEETDDDNFELDDLSDEE comes from the coding sequence ATGGAGAAAAACAGAATTCGTCCCATCAAAAGCGGAAAAAGTTCACGCATGAGTTATTCCAGACAAAAAGAAGTTCTTCAGATGCCGAACCTGATTGAGGTCCAGAAGGACTCTTACCAGTGGTTTCTGGATGAGGGGTTAAAAGAAGTATTTGATGATATTTCCCCGATTGCTGACTACAGTGGTCACTTAAGCCTGGAATTTGTTGATTTTACTTTGTGCGAGGATGACGTGAAGTACACGATTGAAGAGTGTAAAGAACGTGATGCGACTTACGCTGCGCCACTTAAGGTAAGAGTAAGACTTCACAACAAAGAAACAGACGAAATCAATGAGCATGAAATATTCATGGGCGACCTGCCGCTGATGACCAGCACCGGTACTTTCGTAATTAACGGGGCAGAGCGTGTAATCGTAAGCCAATTGGTTCGTTCGCCGGGCATTTACTATGCGATCGCGCATGATAAGGTAGGTAAGAAACTGTATTCATCGACTGTGATTCCGAACCGGGGAGCATGGCTGGAATATGAGACGGATTCCAATGACGTTTTTTATGTACGTGTAGATAGAACAAGGAAGGTGCCGATTACTGTATTGATCCGTGCTATGGGATTTGGCACGAATCCGGAGATTGTGGAACTTTTTGGCGAAGAGCCGAAGATTATCGCAAGTTTTGAGAAGGATGCCGCAACCAATTATCAGGAAGGTCTTCTGGAACTCTATAAGAAGATCCGCCCGGGCGAGCCTTTGGCGGTAGACAGTGCAGAGAGCCTGATTACCAGCATGTTCTTCGATCCTAGACGTTATGACCTCGCGAAAGTAGGAAGATATAAATTTAATAAGAAACTGGCGCTTAAGAACCGTATTACAGGCCAGATCCTTGCACAAGACGTTGCAAGCCCTCTGACAGGAGAGGTGATTGCCGAGGCTGGCACGAAGGTGACCAGGGAACTGGCAGACCAGATCCAGAACGCGGCAGTTCCATATGTGTGGATTGAAAGAGAGGATGAAGAGAGAAATATCAAAGTCCTTTCCAATATGATGGTTGACATTACCTCCATTGTAGACGTTGACCCGAAGGAAGTAGGGGTTACCGAGTTGGTATACTACCCGGTTCTTGCTGGCATCCTGGAAGAGACTGCCGGCGATATTGACGAATTAAAGGATGCGATCAAGAGAGACATCCATGACCTGATTCCTAAGCATATTACGAAAGAGGATATCCTGGCGTCCATTAACTATAATATTCATCTGGAATATGGGCTTGGCAATGATGACGATATCGACCACCTTGGTAACAGACGTATTCGCTCCGTAGGAGAATTATTACAGAATCAGTACAGAATCGGTCTTTCCAGACTGGAAAGAGTGGTACGGGAGAGGATGACGACCCAGGATCTGGAAGGCATCTCTCCGCAGTCGCTGATCAACATCAAGCCTGTGACGGCTGCTGTAAAAGAGTTCTTCGGCTCTTCCCAGCTGTCACAGTTCATGGATCAGAATAACCCGCTTGGCGAGTTGACCCATAAGAGACGTCTGTCTGCCCTGGGTCCTGGCGGTCTGTCAAGAGACCGGGCCGGATTCGAGGTGCGTGACGTACATTATTCTCATTATGGAAGAATGTGCCCGATCGAGACGCCTGAAGGCCCGAACATCGGTCTTATCAACTCCCTTGCCACCTATGCAAGGATTAACCAGTATGGCTTTATCGAGGCGCCATACCGCAAGATCAACCATGACGATCCGGCCAATCCTGTAGTTACAGAAGAAGTCGTATACATGACTGCCGATGAGGAAGACAATTACCACGTGGCACAGGCCAACGAGCCTCTGGATGCGGAAGGACATTTTATCCATAAGAACGTATCTGGCCGCTACCGTGATGAGACCCAGGAATATGAGAGAAGAATGTTCGACTATATGGACGTTTCTCCGAAGATGGTATTCTCAGTGGCTACGGCGCTGATTCCTTTCCTGGAAAATGACGATGCCAACCGTGCGCTGATGGGATCCAACATGCAGCGTCAGGCAGTGCCGCTTCTTATGACGGAGGCTCCTGTAGTGGGGACCGGTATGGAAGAAAAGTCTGCGGTTGATTCCGGCGTATGCGTGATCGCGGAAACTGGCGGCGTAGTAGAGCGCTCTACGTCCACCGAGATTACGATCCGTCAGGATGACGGCAATCTGAAGAGATATAAGTTGATCAAGTTCCTTCGAAGCAACCAGAGCAACTGCTACAACCAGAGGCCGATCGTATTCAAAGGCGACCGGGTTGAGGCAGGGGACGTGATCGCAGACGGTCCGTCTACTTCCAATGGAGAGATGGCTCTTGGAAAGAACCCGCTGATCGGCTTCATGACTTGGGAGGGCTACAATTATGAGGATGCCGTCCTGTTAAGCGAGAGACTGGTGCAGGAAGATGTCTATACTTCCGTGCATATCGAGGAATATGAGGCAGAGGCCCGTGATACCAAGCTGGGACCAGAAGAGATTACCCGCGATATTCCGGGAGTGGGCGATGATGCCCTTAAGAACCTGGATGAGAGAGGAATCATCCGTATCGGCGCAGAGGTGCGTGCCGGCGATATCCTGGTAGGAAAGGTAACTCCTAAGGGAGAGACCGAACTGACTGCAGAAGAGAGGCTGCTTCGCGCAATCTTCGGCGAGAAGGCGCGCGAAGTAAGGGATACATCCCTGAAGGTGCCCCATGGAGAGTATGGTATTGTCGTAGATGCAAAGGTATTTACGAGAGATAATGGAGATGAACTGTCTCCGGGAGTGAACCAGGCAGTACGAATCTATATCGCCCAGAAGAGAAAGATCTCTGTCGGCGATAAAATGGCAGGACGTCACGGTAACAAGGGTGTAGTATCCCGTGTGCTTCCGGTTGAGGATATGCCGTTCCTGCCGAACGGACGTCCGTTAGATATCGTGCTGAACCCTCTTGGCGTGCCTTCCCGTATGAATATCGGGCAGGTATTGGAGATCCATCTGTCACTGGCTGCCAAAGCATTAGGATTTAACATTGCCACGCCTGTATTTGACGGGGCGGATGAGAATGATATTATGGATACGCTTGACCTTGCAAATGATTATGTCAACTTAAGCTGGGAAGAGTTTGAGGCAAAACATAAGGAAGAACTGCTTCCGGAAGTGCTTCAGTATCTGTCTGACAATAGAGAGCACAGAAAACTGTGGAAGGGCGTTCCGATATCCAGAGACGGCAAGGTTCGTCTGCGCGATGGACGTACCGGCGAGTATTTCGACAGCCCGGTTACCATCGGACACATGCACTACCTGAAACTGCATCATCTGGTTGATGATAAGATTCACGCGCGTTCCACAGGACCATATTCTCTGGTAACGCAGCAGCCGTTAGGAGGAAAGGCCCAGTTTGGCGGACAGCGTTTCGGAGAGATGGAAGTTTGGGCTCTGGAGGCGTATGGAGCATCCTACACGCTGCAGGAGATCCTGACTGTGAAGTCTGACGACGTCATCGGACGTGTAAAGACTTATGAAGCTATCATCAAGGGCGAGAATATACCGGAGCCGGGAATCCCGGAATCCTTCAAGGTACTGTTGAAGGAACTGCAGTCATTGGGACTGGATGTGCGCGTGCTCAGAGATGATAATACGGAAGTAGAGATCATGGAGACTGTCGACATGGGAGAGACAGATTTTCGCTCGCTGATAGAGGGAGACAGAAAATATCATCAGGAAGACGACCTGGGGGCAAAAGGCTACACGGAACAGGAATTCCAGGGGGAAGAACTTGTGGATGTGGAAGAAGAGCCGGAAGAGGACGACTTCGAGATTGAGTTTGAAGAAACTGATGATGATAATTTTGAATTAGATGATTTGTCAGATGAAGAATAG
- a CDS encoding type II toxin-antitoxin system prevent-host-death family antitoxin, which produces MINIRPISDLRNKFTEIEKMVKKGEVVHLTKNGYGSMVVMSTERYSQLLEAEGKEAAQEEGCQLDISGTPQRKRGEPDNPELAREQEEASLGTHEPCKKGIVPVPSLNGFRF; this is translated from the coding sequence ATGATCAACATTAGGCCCATATCGGATTTGAGGAATAAATTTACGGAGATTGAAAAGATGGTGAAGAAAGGAGAAGTGGTCCATCTGACGAAGAATGGATACGGCTCTATGGTGGTAATGAGTACGGAGAGGTATTCCCAACTGCTGGAGGCGGAAGGGAAGGAAGCGGCGCAAGAAGAAGGCTGCCAGCTGGATATATCCGGGACACCGCAAAGGAAGAGAGGAGAGCCGGACAATCCAGAACTTGCAAGAGAGCAGGAAGAGGCATCTCTTGGAACGCATGAGCCGTGCAAGAAGGGGATCGTGCCGGTGCCAAGTCTAAATGGATTTCGCTTCTAG
- a CDS encoding helix-turn-helix domain-containing protein, producing MKFQRIEDLRIDHDLTQNDIAKILSCQREVYRRYEKGSRQIPVDYLIKLANYYGCSTDYILGLTDRKTPYPK from the coding sequence ATGAAATTTCAACGGATAGAAGATTTGAGAATTGACCATGACCTGACCCAGAATGACATAGCTAAGATCCTGTCCTGCCAGCGCGAAGTATATCGCCGCTACGAGAAAGGGTCCCGCCAGATACCTGTTGATTACTTGATAAAACTGGCAAATTATTACGGATGCAGCACCGATTATATTCTCGGGCTGACAGACCGCAAGACACCATATCCTAAATAG
- a CDS encoding FGGY-family carbohydrate kinase: MAEKYMISIDQSTQGTKALLFDEGGSLIKRTDKPHEQIVNEKGWVSHNPAEIYENVIDVVSRLTEDIDRSKVAGVGISNQRETSLAWDRITGEPLAEAIVWQCARAANICERVEKQGEAENIRRKTGMNLSPYFPASKIAWLLENVEGAREKADRGEICHGTIDSWLVYKLTGGKSYKTDYSNASRTQLFNIFELKWDEEICALFGIDPSNMAQVCDSDSEFGKTDFEGVLPKKVPIHGVLGDSHGSLFGQGCLKPGMTKSTYGTGSSIMMNIGEKPVLSTHGVVTSLAWSMGGKVNYVLEGNLNYTGAVITWLKDDLKLIRSPGETGTLAREAVQDDELYLIPAFSGLGAPYWDSRATAAIVGMTRTTGKAEVVRAGVECIAYQITDIVKAMCEDAGVRLGELRVDGGPTKNEYLMQFQSDIADVAVQVPDSEELSGIGPAYAAGLALGVWDESIFGRLNRVKYAPGMDGETRKKKYNGWKAAVSTVLTKR; encoded by the coding sequence ATGGCAGAGAAATATATGATCAGCATCGACCAGAGTACCCAGGGTACGAAGGCGCTGCTGTTCGATGAGGGCGGAAGCCTGATTAAGAGGACGGATAAGCCTCACGAGCAGATCGTCAATGAAAAAGGCTGGGTGTCCCATAACCCGGCCGAGATCTATGAGAATGTAATCGATGTGGTATCCCGACTGACGGAAGATATTGACAGATCTAAGGTCGCAGGCGTTGGCATCAGCAACCAGAGGGAGACGTCCCTTGCCTGGGACCGGATTACGGGAGAACCCCTGGCGGAGGCCATCGTATGGCAGTGCGCCAGGGCAGCGAATATCTGCGAGCGCGTGGAGAAGCAGGGGGAGGCGGAGAACATCCGCAGGAAGACGGGCATGAATCTGTCTCCGTATTTTCCGGCCTCTAAGATCGCCTGGCTACTGGAAAACGTGGAGGGCGCCAGAGAGAAAGCCGATCGGGGAGAAATCTGCCACGGGACGATTGACAGTTGGCTGGTCTACAAACTGACCGGCGGAAAGTCTTATAAGACGGATTATTCCAATGCGTCCAGGACCCAGCTTTTTAACATATTCGAACTGAAGTGGGACGAGGAAATCTGTGCCTTGTTCGGCATTGATCCTTCCAATATGGCTCAGGTGTGCGATTCGGATTCTGAGTTTGGAAAGACGGACTTCGAAGGTGTGCTTCCGAAGAAGGTGCCAATCCACGGCGTGCTAGGGGATTCCCATGGTTCTTTGTTTGGCCAGGGATGCCTTAAGCCGGGCATGACGAAGTCCACCTACGGGACGGGCTCGTCCATTATGATGAATATCGGAGAGAAGCCGGTGCTCAGCACCCACGGAGTGGTAACTTCCCTGGCGTGGAGCATGGGCGGAAAAGTGAACTATGTGCTGGAAGGCAACCTGAACTATACGGGCGCGGTTATCACCTGGCTTAAGGATGACCTGAAGCTGATCCGGTCTCCGGGAGAGACAGGAACTTTGGCAAGAGAAGCGGTCCAGGATGACGAATTGTATCTGATACCGGCATTCTCGGGCCTTGGAGCCCCCTACTGGGACAGCCGGGCAACGGCGGCCATCGTGGGGATGACCAGAACTACGGGGAAGGCGGAAGTGGTCCGGGCAGGCGTGGAGTGCATCGCCTACCAGATCACGGATATCGTAAAAGCCATGTGCGAGGATGCAGGGGTGCGCCTGGGAGAACTGCGCGTGGATGGCGGCCCCACGAAGAATGAATATCTGATGCAGTTCCAAAGCGACATCGCGGACGTGGCGGTTCAGGTGCCAGATAGCGAGGAATTATCCGGAATCGGTCCTGCCTATGCCGCAGGCCTGGCTCTTGGCGTGTGGGATGAGTCCATCTTTGGCAGGCTGAACCGGGTAAAGTACGCTCCTGGAATGGACGGCGAAACGCGCAAGAAGAAATACAATGGCTGGAAGGCAGCGGTATCCACCGTGCTGACGAAAAGGTGA
- a CDS encoding ribokinase, translated as MKVLNFGSLNLDYVYSVDHMVAPGETLASSGMNIFCGGKGLNQSIALAKAGVDVYHAGMIGEEGGILLKACKEGGVNADFIKSIPGKSGHTIIQVDKNGQNCILLYGGANRSITKEYVDEVLAHFEKGDILLLQNEINMLDYIIDCAYEKGMMIILNPSPYDDALEACDFGKISMFLLNEIEGGQVTGETQTDRILERLKEIYPEAKVVLTLGGEGSVYQYKEEQYRQGIYKVKAVDTTAAGDTFTGYFISSVIDKMPVQDGLALAAKASAIAVSRQGATASIPLRDEVLNVRL; from the coding sequence ATGAAAGTATTGAATTTTGGATCATTGAATCTGGATTATGTGTATTCGGTTGACCATATGGTGGCGCCAGGAGAGACGCTGGCGTCTTCGGGAATGAACATCTTCTGCGGAGGCAAGGGACTGAACCAGTCCATTGCCCTTGCAAAGGCCGGAGTTGACGTCTATCACGCCGGAATGATAGGGGAAGAAGGAGGCATCCTGCTTAAGGCCTGTAAGGAAGGCGGAGTCAATGCAGACTTTATTAAGAGCATACCGGGCAAATCCGGCCACACGATCATCCAGGTGGATAAGAATGGGCAGAATTGCATTCTCCTATATGGCGGAGCGAACCGAAGCATTACGAAAGAGTATGTGGATGAGGTACTGGCTCATTTTGAGAAAGGAGATATCCTGCTTCTCCAGAATGAGATTAATATGCTGGACTATATCATAGACTGCGCATATGAAAAAGGAATGATGATCATTCTGAATCCATCACCTTATGACGACGCTCTGGAGGCTTGCGACTTTGGGAAGATATCCATGTTCCTGCTGAACGAAATCGAAGGCGGGCAGGTCACGGGAGAGACGCAGACGGATAGGATCCTGGAAAGATTAAAGGAGATCTATCCGGAGGCAAAAGTGGTTTTGACCCTTGGCGGCGAAGGCTCTGTTTATCAGTATAAAGAGGAGCAATACCGCCAGGGAATCTATAAAGTAAAGGCAGTAGATACGACTGCGGCAGGGGATACATTTACCGGATACTTTATTTCGTCGGTGATCGACAAAATGCCGGTACAGGATGGCCTGGCTCTGGCGGCAAAGGCATCTGCGATCGCGGTGTCCCGCCAGGGGGCGACTGCCTCCATTCCGCTAAGGGATGAGGTGCTAAATGTCCGGTTGTAG
- the rbsD gene encoding D-ribose pyranase — MKKRGIINAQLSGLIAGLGHKDTFMIADGGMPIPKGVEIVDLALCGGVPSFGQVMDAVLDETEVEFYTLAEEITEKNPELLAYIKEKLPGVESEMISHLELKDRSKNLKFAIRTGEFTPYPNIILRAGVAFPA, encoded by the coding sequence ATGAAGAAAAGAGGTATCATCAATGCGCAGCTTTCCGGACTTATTGCAGGGCTGGGCCATAAGGATACATTTATGATCGCGGACGGGGGCATGCCAATCCCGAAAGGGGTCGAGATTGTGGATCTGGCTCTGTGCGGAGGAGTTCCGTCCTTTGGGCAGGTAATGGATGCGGTGCTAGACGAGACGGAGGTGGAATTCTATACGCTGGCGGAGGAGATCACGGAGAAGAATCCGGAACTTCTTGCTTATATAAAAGAGAAACTGCCGGGCGTGGAGTCGGAGATGATCAGCCACTTGGAATTAAAGGACAGGTCTAAGAATCTCAAGTTCGCAATCCGTACTGGAGAATTCACGCCTTATCCAAATATTATCTTAAGGGCCGGCGTTGCTTTCCCGGCATAG
- a CDS encoding ABC transporter permease produces MAAKQKSGNNKLAMTLLKGRTFIVLIVLLIFFSITADNFLSAGALLTVAKHVALYGILAIGMTYVIITGGIDLSVGSVAGLAGMIAGGLIQQGLTLKMFGVTLYFSVPMIVLITVLLGALMGMINGIVITKFNVAPFIATLGTMYIWRGFANIRSNGATFSELSGSEGLGNTGFEIFGRNLGGTSIPCGVLILAIIAVIAGLILKKTPFGWHVLSIGGNERASKLSGIKVDKVKIWVYAFSGFCSAIVGIIATSQLVSATPKTGESWEMNAIAASVLGGTSMAGGVGTIGGTIVGAFVIGVINDGMTMCGVTEFWQKIIRGLVIIIAVIIDQVQRNLQAKMALQARNENK; encoded by the coding sequence ATGGCAGCGAAACAAAAATCAGGAAATAATAAATTAGCGATGACCCTCTTGAAAGGTCGTACATTTATCGTATTAATTGTTCTGCTTATTTTCTTTAGCATTACGGCAGATAATTTCTTAAGTGCGGGCGCGCTGCTTACTGTGGCCAAGCACGTGGCACTGTATGGCATCCTTGCGATCGGCATGACCTATGTCATCATTACCGGAGGCATCGATCTTTCCGTAGGCTCTGTGGCAGGCCTCGCAGGCATGATCGCAGGCGGCCTCATCCAGCAGGGACTTACGCTTAAGATGTTCGGCGTGACTTTATACTTCAGTGTTCCGATGATCGTCCTGATCACCGTTCTTCTGGGAGCGCTGATGGGCATGATCAATGGCATCGTTATTACAAAGTTCAACGTAGCGCCGTTCATTGCCACCCTGGGCACCATGTATATCTGGAGAGGATTCGCCAATATCCGTTCCAACGGTGCGACGTTTTCTGAACTGTCCGGCTCTGAGGGGCTGGGCAATACAGGATTCGAGATCTTCGGCCGTAACCTTGGAGGAACTTCGATTCCATGCGGCGTGCTGATTCTTGCGATTATTGCGGTGATTGCCGGACTTATCTTGAAGAAGACTCCGTTTGGCTGGCATGTACTGTCCATCGGCGGTAACGAGAGGGCGTCTAAATTGTCGGGTATCAAGGTAGACAAGGTGAAGATATGGGTCTATGCATTCTCTGGTTTCTGCTCCGCCATTGTAGGCATTATCGCCACCTCCCAGTTGGTGTCCGCTACGCCTAAGACAGGAGAGTCATGGGAAATGAATGCCATCGCGGCATCTGTCCTTGGCGGGACTTCCATGGCAGGCGGCGTGGGAACCATTGGCGGAACGATCGTCGGCGCATTCGTAATCGGCGTCATCAACGATGGCATGACCATGTGCGGCGTAACCGAGTTCTGGCAGAAGATCATCAGGGGCCTTGTGATCATCATTGCCGTAATCATTGATCAGGTACAGAGAAACCTGCAAGCTAAGATGGCTCTCCAGGCACGCAATGAAAATAAATAA